In the genome of Eggerthella sp. YY7918, one region contains:
- a CDS encoding Ig domain-containing protein, which translates to MSGTKLAAGLTGLLLTGACAICALCAAPSVAEAATVGDLTIVRTADGSDPIPGVDYEYDDFSRSLNILSNTPMTISGSTTEDCIGVEHYTDANLTFENLTIDVQMPAYFSAVALGSTAADGDCSLTLTVVGDNLLRTQFGNGIFVPSYSELTISDASTGKLEVYGEPGDRTNPTPGRAALGGSNNGPITINGGTIIAHGGNSSAGIGGNARGNGQDITINGGNVTATSAGSAAGIGGGGVYSFAYRIAINGGVVHATGGMMGAGIGSGAIGEADGITITGGEVYAYGGSLGAAGIGGGTLGNLANFKVTGGTIHAEGSIDPDYGEAAGIGSGVSSRGGSSGNAVEPPAGYSALIEGILGGGTVLATAAQPYMFDETDRVADITFAPQLAVDGRALPQAQVGSAYQATLNAVGGASPYTWTVATGTLPDGLVLDPSTGIITGTPTQAGTATFTVTATDAWGVSASTEKTILVTPPQSSNDGIDSKKMALANTGDGGLAGTSAGLIGLVAVAIALVGLSVAQRKTRH; encoded by the coding sequence ATGTCCGGAACAAAGCTTGCAGCAGGTTTGACTGGATTATTGCTTACGGGAGCCTGCGCCATCTGCGCGCTGTGTGCTGCTCCCTCCGTGGCCGAAGCGGCAACCGTCGGCGACCTCACCATCGTGCGCACGGCAGACGGAAGCGATCCGATTCCGGGAGTCGACTACGAGTACGACGATTTCAGCAGATCGCTCAACATCCTCAGCAACACGCCCATGACCATATCGGGTTCGACCACCGAAGACTGCATCGGCGTCGAGCACTACACCGATGCCAACCTGACATTCGAGAACCTTACTATCGACGTGCAGATGCCCGCGTACTTCTCCGCAGTGGCGCTCGGTTCGACGGCAGCGGACGGCGACTGCTCGCTGACGCTTACCGTTGTGGGAGACAACCTGCTGCGCACGCAGTTCGGAAACGGCATCTTCGTGCCCTCCTACTCCGAGCTCACCATAAGCGATGCGAGTACGGGCAAATTGGAAGTTTATGGTGAACCGGGCGATCGAACGAATCCGACTCCGGGTCGTGCAGCCCTCGGTGGCTCCAACAATGGCCCTATCACCATCAACGGCGGGACGATCATCGCACATGGAGGCAATAGCTCTGCAGGCATCGGTGGAAACGCACGAGGTAACGGCCAGGACATCACAATCAACGGAGGCAATGTGACCGCAACGAGCGCGGGATCAGCCGCGGGCATCGGAGGCGGCGGCGTATACTCTTTCGCGTACCGCATCGCCATCAATGGCGGCGTGGTGCACGCCACCGGCGGCATGATGGGCGCCGGCATCGGGTCGGGAGCCATCGGCGAGGCTGACGGCATCACCATCACCGGCGGAGAAGTATACGCCTACGGCGGTAGCCTTGGTGCCGCCGGCATCGGAGGCGGGACACTTGGAAACCTTGCGAATTTCAAGGTGACAGGCGGCACTATCCACGCAGAGGGCAGCATCGACCCGGACTATGGAGAGGCCGCGGGCATCGGGTCGGGAGTCAGCTCACGAGGCGGCTCTTCCGGCAACGCCGTCGAGCCTCCGGCAGGTTACTCAGCCCTGATCGAGGGCATCCTCGGCGGCGGCACCGTCCTCGCCACCGCAGCCCAACCCTATATGTTCGACGAAACCGACCGCGTAGCCGACATCACGTTCGCCCCGCAGCTCGCCGTTGACGGCAGGGCACTGCCACAGGCCCAAGTCGGCAGCGCCTACCAGGCAACGCTGAATGCTGTTGGAGGTGCATCGCCCTACACATGGACTGTAGCGACGGGAACCCTTCCCGATGGTCTTGTCCTTGATCCGTCTACCGGCATCATTACCGGCACACCGACCCAGGCAGGCACCGCAACGTTTACCGTCACAGCGACCGACGCATGGGGAGTCTCCGCCTCGACAGAGAAGACGATCTTAGTAACCCCCCCCCAGTCATCCAACGATGGAATAGATAGTAAGAAGATGGCGCTTGCGAACACGGGCGACGGCGGGCTTGCCGGAACAAGCGCCGGATTGATAGGACTGGTTGCTGTGGCAATCGCGTTGGTCGGCCTTTCGGTCGCACAACGCAAAACCCGCCATTAA
- a CDS encoding chromosome segregation ATPase, translating to MSRNYEVPCVPGAHSKKKEGRLLTLALTIAFVAAVGVFLSTTLACTDENGNLINKDEAFVLERLDTVKNGLDELEQEVKKAAPAEFVSRMTDATGSGWRDELHLIKKNLDIAKTNDSSIDTGDIGARINALDGVFDLEDALVKLEDKVNDADEATLKANKDAWLKTVNELQQQANTSSAKVSNEKAKDWKDRLDALKDKLAEVPSADKGISATVSGEPSPNTTDNPSPQRSFGSQFSGYVSAPIAYDNSLLKLDLIVNGERIDAREVSARTLKLVDVWSVDVQAVPSDSRVSVSGTGTQNLSEGPNTFGVTTTAPNGATWYFAFNITVERAPAPPEKSHDATLASLGILYDGQDESRRLSPSFSSGIFSYTLTSEAWFGNYEFIPAPAHSGATLSSNVEGDRYTCTVTAEDGTTTNTYTITRTPPTPAG from the coding sequence ATGAGCAGGAATTACGAGGTACCCTGCGTTCCTGGTGCGCACTCAAAGAAGAAAGAAGGACGGCTGCTGACGTTAGCGCTCACCATAGCCTTCGTCGCCGCCGTCGGCGTGTTTTTGTCCACGACGCTGGCGTGCACGGATGAAAACGGCAATCTTATTAACAAAGATGAAGCGTTTGTTTTAGAAAGGCTCGATACGGTGAAAAATGGACTTGACGAGTTAGAGCAGGAAGTAAAAAAGGCCGCTCCTGCGGAGTTCGTTTCAAGAATGACTGACGCGACAGGGTCCGGCTGGAGAGATGAGCTCCATCTCATTAAAAAGAATTTAGACATTGCGAAAACGAACGACTCTTCAATAGACACAGGCGATATTGGAGCGCGAATCAATGCTCTCGACGGGGTTTTCGACCTTGAGGATGCCCTTGTGAAGCTTGAAGACAAGGTGAACGATGCCGACGAAGCAACCCTCAAGGCAAACAAAGACGCCTGGCTCAAAACGGTAAACGAGCTCCAGCAGCAGGCCAACACCTCCAGCGCGAAGGTTTCAAATGAGAAGGCAAAAGACTGGAAAGACCGGCTCGATGCGCTCAAAGACAAGCTGGCTGAGGTACCGAGCGCCGATAAGGGCATCAGCGCAACAGTGTCAGGGGAGCCTTCGCCGAATACCACAGACAACCCGTCACCGCAGCGTTCATTCGGCTCACAGTTCAGTGGCTACGTGTCAGCGCCCATCGCCTATGACAACTCGCTACTCAAACTCGACCTCATCGTGAACGGCGAGCGCATTGACGCCCGCGAGGTTTCCGCTCGCACCCTCAAGCTCGTCGACGTGTGGAGCGTGGACGTGCAGGCCGTACCAAGCGATTCGCGCGTGAGCGTGTCCGGCACCGGGACCCAGAACCTTTCCGAGGGCCCCAACACGTTCGGCGTGACCACCACCGCCCCGAACGGGGCGACCTGGTACTTCGCCTTCAACATCACCGTGGAGAGGGCACCTGCCCCTCCCGAGAAGTCCCACGATGCCACGCTGGCCTCGCTCGGCATCCTCTACGACGGACAGGATGAGAGCCGCCGGCTGAGCCCCTCCTTCTCGTCCGGCATATTCTCATACACCCTCACCTCCGAAGCATGGTTCGGAAACTACGAGTTCATCCCTGCTCCGGCGCATAGCGGGGCAACCCTCTCCTCGAACGTGGAGGGAGATCGGTACACCTGCACGGTGACCGCCGAGGACGGCACCACAACAAACACCTACACCATCACCCGCACTCCACCCACCCCAGCCGGATAA
- a CDS encoding helix-turn-helix transcriptional regulator, giving the protein MSSERILASLREADACAQRLDKTGWNQHLNAARKAIDAFESNGEDVRTLRGEHLLVSAFQQRTNLDAYLHTLEEAAALIGGQSVVLPLRCPMFQGFYSAFSVVNEEPGYAARNADLLDRSEELFFQMTSGGRGTATSYRAQMAFYRGNFDQARILGLQALDEARANNQELVALCAAEILANTSKHLQDVSLWRFARESIRTCADNEAASNACRKLAQVLDCTLDLSVGLLPDAPAWLREGDFGTVPAEWGFQEVEGTVPAPIVHVALLARVQYLLYRSRRTMALSALGVMSDVYGQRSVVLDAYDGFFSANAYHYLGDVSREQTALRKGVEAVGPDGLWVIAAEFADLFGDLLYDEVARFDPTSVAEVRRIGEGYWKKLRLMREDVLVQAPGRLTNREHQVAKLAVQGKTNAEIAGTLHISVRTVRYHLENIYHKCHVSRRAQLADVLRSANMETAAWARESRS; this is encoded by the coding sequence ATGAGCTCGGAGCGCATACTCGCTTCTCTGCGCGAGGCTGATGCCTGCGCGCAGCGGCTTGACAAAACTGGTTGGAACCAGCATCTGAATGCCGCCCGCAAGGCCATCGATGCCTTTGAAAGCAACGGAGAAGATGTGCGAACTCTGCGCGGCGAGCACCTGCTGGTATCCGCCTTTCAACAGAGAACCAACCTCGATGCCTATCTGCACACCCTAGAGGAAGCTGCCGCTCTGATCGGCGGTCAGTCGGTCGTGCTTCCGCTGCGCTGCCCGATGTTCCAAGGCTTCTATAGCGCATTTTCCGTCGTCAACGAGGAACCGGGGTACGCAGCCCGCAATGCAGATTTACTCGACCGATCCGAGGAACTCTTCTTCCAGATGACAAGTGGCGGCCGGGGAACCGCCACCAGCTATCGCGCGCAGATGGCCTTCTACCGCGGCAACTTCGACCAAGCCCGCATCCTCGGCCTGCAGGCTTTGGATGAAGCGCGCGCGAACAACCAAGAGCTTGTGGCGTTGTGCGCTGCCGAAATATTGGCCAACACCTCCAAGCATCTGCAGGACGTATCGCTGTGGCGCTTCGCGCGTGAGAGCATTCGCACGTGCGCCGACAACGAAGCAGCAAGCAACGCCTGCCGCAAACTGGCCCAGGTGCTCGACTGCACGCTCGATTTATCCGTCGGCCTTCTGCCGGATGCGCCCGCATGGCTGCGTGAAGGCGATTTTGGCACCGTGCCGGCCGAGTGGGGCTTTCAGGAGGTGGAAGGGACCGTCCCTGCGCCCATCGTGCATGTAGCATTGCTTGCGCGGGTTCAGTATCTGCTCTACCGCAGCCGAAGAACCATGGCGTTGTCCGCACTGGGCGTTATGAGCGACGTCTACGGCCAGCGAAGCGTCGTTTTGGATGCCTACGACGGATTCTTCTCCGCAAACGCCTACCATTATCTGGGCGATGTCTCCCGCGAGCAGACCGCTTTACGAAAGGGTGTGGAAGCCGTAGGACCCGACGGCCTGTGGGTTATCGCGGCGGAATTCGCCGATCTATTCGGGGACCTGCTGTATGACGAGGTTGCCCGCTTCGACCCGACATCTGTTGCCGAAGTGCGCCGCATCGGAGAAGGGTATTGGAAGAAGCTGCGCCTCATGCGCGAAGATGTGCTCGTCCAAGCGCCCGGTCGACTTACCAACCGCGAACACCAGGTAGCGAAACTGGCCGTACAGGGAAAAACAAACGCCGAGATAGCAGGGACTCTGCATATCAGCGTGCGCACCGTACGCTACCATCTGGAGAACATTTACCATAAATGTCATGTGAGTCGCCGCGCCCAGCTGGCAGACGTGCTGCGCAGCGCCAACATGGAAACAGCCGCCTGGGCCCGCGAGTCCCGGAGCTAG
- the lnt gene encoding apolipoprotein N-acyltransferase produces the protein MPAHTSTESALAPAPAWAWIPCALAGVTTGACFWIPSLAPAAWVVPAVALYFIVRRGRGCSWAFALGYAGAAYALAYTVRTGVDGVPIALTNTGLHLAATALHAPLFALALWTGARLPVPNALRPIAGAVCWAGAEWFMWAGTMAWPMLSLGAAQWRYPVLAQTASLGGPLLTSAIMMLFAGLLAAVALSHERRVQVATTAAAAVLLGGVVAYSLTTPSAPADGAEVALVQSPRNTATSTERLQNALDLALAQAGDADLIVLPEGTAGNGFSTNELKQQLCADAAQTLGAPLVVGAWFEEGDTRLPAAYLVDTDGQVADVAVKQRLVPLYEAATGAQAGTVAPPPGRTLSSGSADVEAGILVCFESMFPALAREAAHNTSLLTVITSDSSFGGQTPRLLHFGYGVMDAIATGRWFVQASTDGVTGAASPAGDVTLLESAEPGVLNVRVGQPHDTPYLHVGEAWLAVAGGVITAMVLVRGVRLRNKKDMR, from the coding sequence ATGCCGGCACATACATCGACCGAAAGCGCGCTTGCACCGGCGCCCGCTTGGGCGTGGATACCGTGCGCGCTTGCGGGCGTAACGACAGGTGCCTGCTTTTGGATACCCTCTCTCGCGCCGGCCGCCTGGGTAGTGCCGGCGGTGGCACTGTACTTCATCGTCCGACGAGGGCGCGGCTGCTCGTGGGCGTTCGCGCTGGGCTACGCGGGTGCAGCCTACGCGCTGGCATATACGGTACGAACAGGCGTGGACGGCGTGCCGATTGCGCTCACCAACACGGGATTGCACTTGGCAGCCACGGCGCTGCACGCTCCCCTGTTCGCACTTGCACTATGGACGGGCGCGCGACTGCCCGTGCCGAATGCGCTGCGACCGATAGCCGGAGCCGTGTGCTGGGCAGGGGCGGAGTGGTTCATGTGGGCAGGCACGATGGCATGGCCTATGCTCAGTCTGGGTGCCGCCCAGTGGCGCTACCCCGTGCTGGCACAGACCGCCTCGCTGGGAGGCCCACTGCTCACAAGCGCGATAATGATGCTGTTCGCGGGCCTGCTGGCCGCCGTCGCGTTATCGCACGAGCGGCGGGTGCAGGTTGCCACCACAGCGGCAGCAGCCGTACTGCTGGGCGGTGTGGTTGCGTACAGCCTGACCACACCTTCTGCGCCCGCTGATGGCGCAGAAGTGGCCCTTGTGCAGTCGCCGCGCAATACCGCCACGTCAACCGAACGGCTGCAGAACGCGCTCGATCTGGCGCTTGCGCAGGCTGGAGACGCGGATCTTATCGTGCTTCCCGAGGGCACAGCCGGCAATGGCTTTTCCACAAACGAGTTAAAACAGCAGCTCTGCGCGGACGCGGCGCAGACCCTAGGAGCACCGCTCGTGGTGGGTGCCTGGTTCGAGGAAGGCGACACGCGTCTTCCCGCCGCCTATCTAGTGGATACGGATGGACAAGTGGCCGACGTTGCTGTTAAGCAGCGTCTCGTGCCGCTGTATGAGGCGGCCACGGGCGCGCAAGCAGGCACCGTCGCTCCCCCGCCTGGCCGCACGCTATCCTCCGGAAGCGCAGACGTAGAAGCAGGCATACTCGTGTGCTTCGAGAGCATGTTCCCCGCACTCGCGCGCGAGGCCGCACATAATACCTCGCTTCTGACGGTGATCACCAGCGACAGCTCGTTTGGCGGACAGACACCGCGCCTCTTGCATTTCGGGTACGGCGTGATGGATGCCATCGCCACCGGCCGGTGGTTCGTTCAGGCATCGACTGACGGCGTGACCGGGGCCGCCTCGCCTGCAGGCGATGTGACGCTGCTGGAGAGCGCGGAACCCGGCGTGCTGAACGTGCGCGTAGGCCAACCGCACGATACGCCGTATCTGCACGTGGGAGAGGCGTGGCTGGCGGTGGCTGGCGGCGTGATAACAGCCATGGTACTGGTGCGAGGCGTGCGGCTTCGCAACAAGAAGGATATGAGGTAA
- a CDS encoding prolipoprotein diacylglyceryl transferase, whose amino-acid sequence MLPTINIAGFELHGYSLGLVGVALAVVYAVLTWRAHLRGVLPARHFINIVLITCLAGELGCRLLGALITAPQVVWPADPSALPAFLLQLFSTRVYYGTPLAVLAALWVFDRYYGLPHENTFALAMPSLALFHVVGRMGCWFAGCCYGIPADFGLTGADGIARFPVQLTESACNLVLFLILHALAWRHGRPDLVAPAYFIGYGTVRFALEFLRGDAIRGFVFGLSISQWFALVTVAAAVAYLAMRRHPSLLSRVKRQER is encoded by the coding sequence ATGTTGCCGACCATCAACATAGCAGGCTTCGAGCTGCACGGCTATTCGCTGGGTCTTGTCGGCGTGGCGCTGGCTGTCGTGTATGCAGTGCTTACGTGGCGGGCGCATCTGCGCGGGGTGCTGCCCGCCCGGCACTTTATCAACATCGTGCTTATCACGTGCCTAGCAGGTGAACTGGGGTGTCGCCTTTTGGGAGCACTCATAACGGCACCCCAGGTCGTGTGGCCTGCCGATCCCTCCGCGCTTCCAGCATTTCTGCTGCAGCTGTTCTCGACCCGGGTGTATTACGGCACCCCGCTCGCCGTACTGGCGGCGCTCTGGGTCTTCGATCGGTATTACGGCCTGCCCCACGAAAACACATTTGCGCTGGCCATGCCTTCGCTCGCGCTGTTTCACGTTGTGGGACGGATGGGATGCTGGTTTGCGGGCTGCTGCTACGGCATACCCGCCGATTTTGGCCTTACCGGAGCCGACGGCATCGCGCGCTTCCCTGTACAGTTGACGGAAAGCGCCTGCAACCTCGTGCTGTTCTTGATACTGCATGCGTTAGCATGGCGGCACGGACGACCCGATCTGGTGGCCCCAGCCTATTTCATTGGATATGGTACTGTGCGCTTCGCCCTCGAATTTCTCCGCGGCGATGCCATACGCGGCTTTGTCTTCGGCCTCTCCATAAGCCAATGGTTCGCCCTTGTCACCGTAGCAGCAGCCGTAGCATACTTAGCCATGCGCCGCCATCCCTCGCTGCTTTCCCGCGTCAAGCGCCAAGAGCGGTGA
- the nagA gene encoding N-acetylglucosamine-6-phosphate deacetylase, producing the protein MRIVGGSVFDGEGFVSREVCIDGGVFAAEAPAGDGEVLDASGCYVIPGLVDLHFHGSAGADVSDGDLEGLHKMGAYEASRGITAMCPATMTLPEDVLTRAGQAAAAYEPAANEAALVGINMEGPFISPSKVGAQNPDYVRNPTVDEFRRLQEAAGGLFKLVDIAPEEPGADDFIRELAGEVRISVAHTCTDYDTAAHAFELGARQLTHLYNAMDPMHHRKPGPIPAAAERDDITAEIIADGVHIHPAMVRLAFNMFGDDRMILISDTLRAAGLEDGTYDLGGQDVTVKGPVATIENGALAGSVSDLMRCLYVAVYDMDIPLVSAVKAATINPARALGLDAERGSIDAGKIADAVLLDAETLEVKRVVLRGCVL; encoded by the coding sequence ATGCGCATAGTTGGTGGTAGTGTGTTTGATGGTGAGGGGTTTGTCTCGCGTGAGGTGTGTATTGATGGGGGCGTGTTCGCGGCCGAGGCGCCGGCGGGCGATGGTGAGGTGCTGGACGCTTCGGGGTGCTATGTGATCCCGGGCCTGGTTGACCTGCACTTCCACGGCAGCGCGGGCGCGGACGTGAGCGACGGCGACCTTGAGGGCCTGCACAAGATGGGCGCCTACGAAGCCTCGCGCGGCATCACGGCCATGTGCCCAGCCACGATGACCCTGCCCGAGGACGTGCTTACGCGCGCCGGCCAGGCTGCGGCGGCGTACGAGCCGGCCGCGAACGAGGCCGCGCTCGTGGGCATCAACATGGAAGGCCCTTTCATCTCGCCGAGCAAGGTGGGCGCGCAGAACCCCGACTACGTGCGCAACCCTACGGTGGACGAGTTCCGTCGCTTGCAGGAGGCTGCGGGTGGCCTGTTCAAGCTGGTGGACATCGCGCCGGAAGAGCCGGGCGCAGACGACTTCATCCGCGAGCTAGCGGGGGAGGTGCGCATCTCGGTGGCGCACACCTGCACGGACTACGACACGGCGGCCCATGCCTTCGAGCTGGGCGCGCGCCAGCTCACGCACCTGTACAACGCCATGGACCCCATGCATCATCGCAAGCCTGGCCCCATCCCCGCCGCCGCAGAGCGCGATGACATCACAGCCGAGATCATTGCCGATGGCGTGCACATCCACCCGGCTATGGTGCGCCTCGCGTTCAACATGTTCGGCGACGACCGCATGATCCTCATCAGCGACACGCTGCGCGCGGCTGGCCTTGAGGATGGCACCTACGACCTGGGCGGACAGGACGTGACGGTGAAGGGCCCGGTGGCCACCATCGAAAACGGCGCGCTGGCAGGCTCGGTGAGCGATCTCATGCGCTGCCTGTACGTGGCGGTGTATGACATGGATATTCCGTTGGTCAGCGCCGTGAAGGCTGCGACTATCAATCCGGCGAGAGCGCTGGGTCTTGATGCCGAGCGCGGCAGCATCGATGCCGGCAAAATTGCCGATGCCGTCCTACTGGATGCGGAAACCTTGGAAGTGAAACGCGTTGTTTTGCGAGGGTGCGTGCTGTAA
- a CDS encoding ROK family protein encodes MNYLGIEYDVKNMPVLDEGFIPFGVWMQEYLKGAEHPIAVAVEREDGLISVRKSFIRGGEFAEADLRYVERLVKFELWSIGGFRVYLCGCDDIAAKLAEAYSPEGERAFDYGFVGDVYEKPLEVIAVSEADFPAANEAAKKIGGHMEGCRIGFDAGGSDRKVSAVIDGESVYSEEVVWFPKVTEDPEYHFNEIVTAFKTAASKMPRVDAIGVSSAGTFVGNSPMVASLFIKVPRERREEVKSIYDRAGKEIGDVPLVVANDGDVTALAGFMSTGSGDILGIAMGTSEAVGYVNADGNVLGWINELAFAPVDLSPNAIQDEWSTDFGVGCKYFSQDAVIKLAPAAGIELDPELSPAEKLKVVQGLANEGHEGALDIFRSIGVYLAHTLVLYSSFYEIKTLLVLGRVASGVGGDLVISECNRVLAEEHPELAAQINVTLPDEMMRRVGQSVAAASLPEA; translated from the coding sequence ATGAACTACCTGGGTATCGAGTATGACGTGAAGAACATGCCCGTGCTGGACGAAGGCTTCATTCCGTTTGGCGTGTGGATGCAGGAGTATTTGAAGGGTGCCGAGCATCCTATCGCGGTGGCGGTGGAGCGCGAGGACGGGCTGATTTCCGTGCGCAAGAGCTTCATCCGCGGCGGCGAGTTCGCCGAGGCCGACCTGCGTTACGTGGAGCGCCTGGTGAAGTTTGAACTGTGGAGCATCGGTGGCTTCCGCGTGTACCTGTGCGGCTGCGACGATATTGCGGCGAAGCTGGCCGAGGCGTATTCGCCCGAGGGCGAGCGCGCGTTCGACTACGGCTTCGTGGGCGACGTGTACGAGAAGCCGCTCGAAGTGATTGCCGTGAGCGAGGCCGACTTCCCCGCCGCCAACGAGGCTGCGAAGAAGATTGGCGGCCACATGGAGGGCTGCCGCATTGGCTTTGACGCGGGCGGCTCCGACCGCAAGGTGTCGGCTGTGATCGACGGCGAGTCGGTGTACTCGGAGGAGGTCGTGTGGTTCCCCAAGGTGACCGAAGACCCGGAGTACCACTTCAACGAGATTGTGACCGCATTCAAGACGGCTGCGTCCAAGATGCCGCGCGTTGACGCGATTGGCGTGTCGTCGGCTGGTACGTTTGTGGGCAACAGCCCCATGGTGGCGAGCCTGTTCATCAAGGTGCCGCGCGAGCGTCGTGAAGAAGTGAAGAGCATCTACGACCGCGCCGGCAAGGAGATCGGCGACGTGCCGCTGGTGGTGGCCAACGACGGCGACGTGACCGCACTCGCGGGCTTCATGAGCACGGGCTCGGGCGACATCCTGGGCATCGCGATGGGCACGTCGGAGGCTGTGGGCTATGTGAACGCCGACGGCAACGTGCTGGGCTGGATCAACGAGCTGGCGTTCGCGCCGGTGGACCTGTCGCCGAACGCGATACAGGACGAGTGGTCCACCGACTTCGGCGTGGGCTGCAAGTACTTCAGCCAGGACGCCGTCATTAAGCTGGCGCCGGCTGCGGGTATCGAGCTCGACCCCGAGCTCTCCCCCGCCGAGAAGCTCAAGGTGGTGCAGGGCCTCGCGAACGAGGGGCACGAGGGCGCGCTCGACATCTTCCGCTCCATCGGCGTATACTTGGCACATACACTGGTGCTGTACAGCAGCTTCTATGAGATCAAGACGCTGCTGGTGCTGGGCCGCGTGGCGTCCGGCGTGGGCGGCGATTTGGTCATCAGCGAGTGCAACCGTGTGCTGGCTGAGGAGCATCCCGAGCTGGCCGCCCAGATCAACGTGACGCTGCCCGATGAGATGATGCGCCGCGTCGGCCAGTCCGTGGCGGCCGCGAGCCTGCCGGAGGCGTAA
- the nagB gene encoding glucosamine-6-phosphate deaminase, which translates to MEFIIAESTEDMSRRAADRIASFVAADPSCVLGLATGTTPIGLYADLVADYEAGKLSFTEVTTFNLDEYRGLAPEHDQSYRYFMKKHLFDHIDIDQARTHVPEGFNPDADAVCAAYEEAIAEAGGIDLQLLGLGPNGHIGFNEPEDTFPKMTHCVDLTESTIQANSRLFDSIDDVPRQAYTMGIGTIMAARSVLVVVEGSHKAEIVKQAFFGPVTPQVPASILQFHPDATIIVDPAAGELCRDLV; encoded by the coding sequence ATGGAATTCATCATTGCTGAGAGCACCGAGGATATGAGTCGTCGCGCTGCGGACCGTATCGCCTCGTTTGTGGCGGCCGATCCCTCCTGCGTGCTGGGATTGGCCACGGGTACGACGCCTATCGGCCTCTACGCCGATCTGGTGGCCGACTACGAGGCAGGCAAGCTGTCGTTTACTGAGGTTACGACGTTCAACTTGGACGAGTACCGCGGTCTTGCGCCCGAACACGACCAGAGCTATCGCTACTTCATGAAGAAGCACTTGTTCGACCACATTGACATCGACCAGGCCCGCACGCACGTGCCCGAGGGCTTCAACCCGGACGCGGACGCCGTGTGCGCCGCCTACGAGGAGGCCATCGCGGAGGCGGGTGGCATCGACCTGCAGCTTCTGGGCCTGGGCCCGAACGGCCACATCGGCTTCAATGAGCCGGAGGACACCTTCCCCAAGATGACGCACTGCGTGGATCTTACGGAGAGCACCATCCAGGCCAACAGCCGCCTGTTCGACAGCATCGACGACGTGCCGCGCCAGGCGTATACCATGGGCATCGGCACCATCATGGCCGCGCGCAGCGTGCTCGTGGTGGTGGAGGGCTCCCACAAGGCCGAGATCGTGAAGCAGGCATTCTTCGGCCCCGTGACGCCGCAGGTGCCCGCCTCTATCCTACAATTCCACCCCGACGCCACCATCATAGTCGACCCCGCCGCCGGCGAACTCTGCCGCGATTTGGTGTAA